In the Candidatus Thermoplasmatota archaeon genome, one interval contains:
- a CDS encoding thiamine-binding protein — translation MIVAELRVVTLGEGTSQEAPVAAAVRVLEERGFEPKVGPMGTVIESESLEDILLAVEAAHAKLRQTAGRIVTEITIDERLDHEETAESLSRIA, via the coding sequence ATGATCGTCGCGGAGCTGCGCGTCGTCACGCTCGGCGAGGGAACGTCGCAGGAGGCGCCCGTCGCGGCCGCCGTCCGCGTGCTCGAGGAGCGCGGCTTCGAGCCCAAGGTCGGTCCCATGGGCACCGTCATCGAATCGGAGTCGCTCGAGGACATCCTCCTCGCGGTCGAGGCCGCGCACGCGAAGCTGAGACAGACGGCGGGCCGCATCGTCACGGAGATCACGATCGACGAGCGGCTCGACCACGAGGAGACGGCCGAATCGCTCTCCCGGATCGCGTGA